In Gemmatimonadota bacterium, the DNA window GCTCCCAAAACGAGAACCTCATCGAGTTCTGATAGCGTTTCCACCTCCACCTCCACGGGCACTTCTCGGCCTTCAAAATCCATCCCTTTCCACACCGAAAGAAGTGCCGGCCCAATGCCATCCGCTGCCTCAATGTGATTCTCCTTCATCAGCACCATGTCGAACAACCCTGCCCGATGATTCACACCACCGCCTGTAGAGACAGCATATTTATCTAATAATCGCAATCCCGGCACAGTCTTGCGCGTATCCAGAATCCGCGCATTCGTTCCTTTTACGGCTTCTACAAACTGTGCCGTCATCGTTGCAATCCCCGACATGCGCTGTAAAAAATTCAACGCAACGCGCTCGCCTGTCAACAGCCCACGCGCGGGACCAGAAACCTCAGCCAAAACATCACCATCCGCAACGCGCGCGCCATCTTCGACATATGCTTCAAATACAATCGCTTCCTCTATAGCTTCAAATACCCATTGCGCCACATCCAATCCCGCAATCACGCCATCTGCCCTCGCAATAATTTTCGCCTTCGCCTGCTTTGTCAATGGCACGGTCCATTTTGTCGTAATATCCCCATTCCCCACATCTTCTATCAGTGCCCGCTCAATCACTGGCATAATATCTTTTTTATTTAACATCTCAAAAGTCCTCGGGTATATCAAACAGCACCCCATCCCTCTTTTTATCGTAAAAAATGATTTTTATATTTATGGATTCCGCTAAATTTTGGGAGCGATAGGTACTCGGCTTAATAGAATACGCTTCTTCTCCCACAAAACCATCTATGCCCTGGGATTCTTCGTAAGGTTCTGCCAAACGGTAATCGCAGCCTTTCATCTCGGCCAGTTTTTTTAGAATCGCCTCCTGGAATCTGAGTCCGGTGAAGGTCTTGACAAGAACCAGATCCTCTACCCATGATTTCACCAAATCCCGGTCAATTTTGGGAAACACCACGCTAAAGTTCTCTATCATTGCAATTATTCTATCCGTCGCTTTATCAATCGCATCGGGATATTGTTCTTGATACCACATAACCCATTCTTCAAAAGTTTGTCCTGGAAATTCCTGAATTAGATCGCTCATTTGCCCAACAACTCTTGGTCGCGTACCCTGTGAATTTTGGTTTGCGAGATTCATCAATTGGGTCGTGTACTTTGGAAATT includes these proteins:
- the nadC gene encoding carboxylating nicotinate-nucleotide diphosphorylase, with the translated sequence MLNKKDIMPVIERALIEDVGNGDITTKWTVPLTKQAKAKIIARADGVIAGLDVAQWVFEAIEEAIVFEAYVEDGARVADGDVLAEVSGPARGLLTGERVALNFLQRMSGIATMTAQFVEAVKGTNARILDTRKTVPGLRLLDKYAVSTGGGVNHRAGLFDMVLMKENHIEAADGIGPALLSVWKGMDFEGREVPVEVEVETLSELDEVLVLGADRVMLDNMSLDEMREAVEKVRKLKGKRPELEASGNVSLDSVRAIAETGVDLISVGALTHSVKALDISMLFR
- a CDS encoding MjaI family restriction endonuclease, which gives rise to MKNAEIQEYVSAPIREFPKYTTQLMNLANQNSQGTRPRVVGQMSDLIQEFPGQTFEEWVMWYQEQYPDAIDKATDRIIAMIENFSVVFPKIDRDLVKSWVEDLVLVKTFTGLRFQEAILKKLAEMKGCDYRLAEPYEESQGIDGFVGEEAYSIKPSTYRSQNLAESINIKIIFYDKKRDGVLFDIPEDF